ATGGAATCTTTGAAGACGATGCCGAACTGTTTGTCGCGCTGGCATTGTGGGGCGGCCCCTGTTTTCCTGATCCGCTGGGAATGCTTGACTGTCGTGATAAACACGCCTGTCTGGTGCGGGCACTTTCTCAAACTCGGTTTCCCGGTTTCGGGCGCGGTTATGTGCCCGCTGGTGGTGTTGTGAACGTTTCAACGGAGCAAGTAGCGAAATGGGGAAACTGGCATTGCGGCGAAAACAAAGCGCGGATTCAGGGTGAATGGTGTGCAGAATTCAGTAGCACTCTGGAGCCGTTTTATCCGGGAGAAGCCGTGCGCGTGGTTCTGTTGGGCGAAGATGTTCTGCAGATTCGTCTAGCAGGTGACGACTGGTTGAAATCAATTCATGATTCCACGGCCGACTTGATGGACATGGATTCGGAACTGGCCGAGGATACCAGGCAACTGGCTTTGTATTTCAACCTGCCAGTGATTGCCAATGACTATATTATCGGCGATGACGGCGCGAAGTACCTGTTGGAAGTGAATCACATTCCGAATGTCACCCGATTTCCAGTGATCTGGGAACGGTATGCTGAGTTGGTGACAGACTGGTGCTGTGCTTGATTTAAACGAAAATCCCCTGCCAACGCTCTCCTATCGGCAGGGGATTCTTTATTCAGGATTGGGACAATCAGGACGCCTTCAACGCATCCCGCACACCGGCTGCATAAGCCGGGTCGACTAACTCAAAATGTTTGAGCTGACGGTCGATGATTTCTTGTGGCACGCCCTGCATCGCGGCGGCGATGTTGGAGAAGAGTCGTGCTTTTTCACCGTCGTCGAATAACTGGAACAGTGCACGGGGTTGTGAATAATCGTCGTTGCCTTCGCGGTGATCGTAGCGGGCGGCATCGCCCGAAATTTTTAGCGGCGGTTCGGCGACATCCGGGTTTTCTACCGGGCCGTTGAAGGAGTTCGGTTCGTAATAGGCGTCCACGGGGCAGCCGTTCGATTTGAAGTGCATCGCGCCATCTTTGTGATAGTGATGCACGGGGCACTTCGGTTCGTTGACGGGTAACGCTTCGTAGTGGGTTCCCAGACGATGCCGGTGCGCGTCGGCGTACGAGAAGACGCGGGCCTGCAGCATCTTGTCGGGAGAAAAGCCGATGCCGGGAACCGTATTCGAAGGTGAGAAGGCAGCCTGCTCGATTTCCGCAAAATAGTTTTCCGGGTTGCGATTCAATTCCATCGTGCCGACATCGATACAGGGATAATCGCTGTGCGGCCAGACTTTCGTCAGGTCAAAGGGGTTATAAGGCGTCTCGTCCGCATCGCTTTCCGGCATGACCTGGATCTGGAACTTCCATTTGGGGAACTCGCCTTTTTCAATGGCGTAAAACAGGTCTTCCTGCGTGCTTTCGCGCGTCTTGCCGACGACCTGTTCGGCTTCTGCGTTGGTCCAGTGTTTGTGTCCCTGCTGGGTTTTGAAGTGGAACTTGACCCAGAACCGTTCGTCTTTTTCATTAATGAAACTATAGGTGTGGCTGCCGTAGCCGTTCATGTTTCGCACGCCGACGGGCAAGCCGCGATCCGAAAACAGGATTGTGACCTGGTGCAGTGATTCCGGCGAGAGGGACCAGAAATCCCACATTGCGGTGGGAGAACGCAGGTTGGTTTTGGGATGCCGTTTCTGTGTGTGAATGAAGTCAGGGAACTTGTAGGCATCACGCACAAAGAAGACCGGCGTATTATTTCCGACCAGATCCCAGTTGCCTTCTTCGGTGTAGAATTTGAGGGCGAAGCCGCGCACGTCGCGCTCGGCATCCGCGGCACCCGCTTCGCCGGCCACCGTGGAGAAGCGGGCGATCATGTCGGTTCTGATGCCGGGCTGCAGGGCTTTGGCTTTGGTGTATTTGCTGATGTCGTGTTCGATGGTCAGTGTGCCATGCGCGCCCCAGCCTTTGGCATGCACAACGCGTTCGGCGATCCGCTCTCGGTTTTGATGCGCCAGTTTTTCGAGCAACTGATAATCTTGCAGCAGAACAGGACCACGCGGGCCGGCTGTCAACGAGTTTTGATTATCAGCAATGGGGGCACCACCTGTGGTGGTGAGCGTTGGTTTCTTAGTCATGGTCTCTGCTCCTTGAATGTGCTTCAGGTATCGCGTCATCCTGGCGGACGAAGATTAGAATCGGATCGGACTGATTATAATGTATCGGTCAAATGTTCGTTGTTGATGAACTATAGAGGGCTGGATTGAGGATGTCTAATGCATTCTTTCGATAGCAGTCATAACCTCCATGCATCTTTTCAATAAAGCCATTTGCGATTCAGGCAAATGCAAATGGGACTCATTTCTGCTGTTTTTTGCGTTTTTGCGTATAAACGCGCAAGCGGTCTTTGAAGGTTTCCAGCAGTTGGCTTTGAAAGCGGTAGGGATTCCACATCACGGCGATTTTACGGAGCGGTTTGCTTCCACTCAGCGAGCGATAGACGCGGCGGTTAGTTTCGTCTCGGTCGCGCGCCATTTGCGGGACCATCGAAATGCCATGTGAAAGCGAGACGAGTTCCTGGACCATTGCCAGTTGACTGGTATGTTCGACGGCTACAGGATGATAGGATCGTTGGCGACAGAAAGAAACGATATTATCAGACAGGCAGTGCGCTTCATCCAGCAGGACGAAGGGGTACGGCTTGATATCTGCCAGGCGGATTTGCGTTTTCTCAACCAGGGGATGATCCGGAGGCATTACTAACAGGAGCTCTTCCTGAAACAGTTCTTCTACTTCAAGGTAGCGAGCAGGGACCGGTAACGCGAGAATCGCCAGATCGATTTCTCCCTGGGTACAACTATGCAGCAGCTTGTCGGTGGTTTCTTCCTGAACGATCAAGGTGGCCTCGGGGAATTCGGCAGAGAACTGGCGGAGAAAATCGGGCAGGAAGTAAGGGGCGATGGTGGGGATGGCGCCGACACGAATCTGACCTGTATGACCATCGTCTGAGATTTCGGCTTTGGTGTCTTCGATGAGCGTCAAAATCTGTTGTGCGCGCGACTGTAAGAGTACGCCTGCATCGGTCAGCGCGAGAGAGCGTGTTTTTCGTTCAAAAACGGGTTGCCCCAATTCGTCCTCCAGTTTTTGGATCGAACGGCTCAATGCGGGTTGGGAAATCATCAATTCTTCGGCCGCCCGGGTAAAATTCCCTCGTTCTGCGACACGGAGAAAATAGCGTAGTTGGTCGACTTCCATTGATGGTTCCTCTGATATGTGTGATGCATGCCATGCATATACTCTGTGTAGAATATGCAATGGTAGTATATCTTCTTCTGGGTATCCTGACAGGGGAAAAGGAAAGAACCGTTTGATTCGAACAGAGAGAACCAAAAGGCTGAACAGTTTCAGAGAACCTGTCGTTGTTCAGGATCCACCGTGAATGGGTGTGAAATCGACGACGTCTCGGGCCAGTTGCAGCGTGTTTTCCGCATACGCATGGGCGAACGGGTCGAGTACGGGAGGCATGCTGGTCCGCCGTTTGATTTTCGATTGTAAGATTTCGATGGCGGTTCGCTGACGATCTGCGCCAAGTGCTTTGCGCATCATTTCCTGCCGGGTTGGAAGCCATTCGAGGTCGGGTGACAGTTGGATTAAAACGGACAATGCCCAATGGCAGAAAGCGTAACTTTCCACAACGCGCGATAATCGAACCAGATCGAGACGTACCATTCGCAGTGTGTTTTCCAGTGCTTCATCCAGGATCGTTGGTTCGCTGCGAGGACTGGAATTGGAGCCAAAGTCAGGAATCGGAACGATTCCTGCGCGGGTTGAGGTGATCAGATCTCTTAAATCTTCCTGTGATTTCCAAGCAAGATGATGTACCCGTTCATGAATGGAAAAGAGTAGTCGATATTCCACGACCTTGGCCTGTAATTCGAAAAGCCAGGTGGACCACCAGACATTTTTACGTTTTTGAACCAGCGCCAATTCTGCTTTTTTCAAACTGGCTTCGGCGTCTTCCAGCAGTCGTCGTCCACTGGACAAATCAGTTTTCCATTTCTTCTTTTCTTCCGGAGTCGCCTTTGACGGCTTTTTGATTCCCTTTTTTTTCCAATATTTTTTTGCGTCCTTTAGATAGTCAATGATTTCCTGTTCGGATTTCTTGAGGCCTTCCAGTCCGCGCGAATAATTTCCGCGCGCAACTCTGTGTAACAGCCGTAACAGATTGCGACGTGTTTCGGGTATGATTCCGTTTCCAAGCGACCTGGCGTGCAATAAAAAGAGCTGTGCACGATGCAGCTCAATGATTCCAGAGTTCAGAAGTGAATCTGCTGCGCCAAGATTGGATGTCAGACCGAGAGCCCTATCCAGGCATTCATGCGCTTTATGCCAGTCATTCTGGATTCCATAGATGGTTGACATTTGCGTTTCCATCATTTGGCGACAGTGACTGGAAGAATCTGTATCGGAGGGGTTCATACGTCGGGAAAGTCGATTGAACAGCTTGTGGATTTGAATCGCTTTCTGGCACCACTGTTCTTCCTGTTTTTTTATACTTTGTCCGCACGCAAAACGAGCTGATTCGATCTGAACGATCAGCCATTGAACTTGCCGACACAGGCATTTGGCCAGATCGGAAACGGCAACCAACTGCCATTCATCTAACTGTTTTGGCAGAAGGGCTTCGATTTCATCCCCTGTGATTTGTTGTTCAATTAAGTGAAGGAGATCATGGAACGCTTTTAAGTCTTTCTTTTTCTTGAAATTACCGCGATAGGGATTTTCGATATCATCTGGAATCAGAGCGGGGTCGAAAAAAAGTGCCTCTGCAAAATTTTGTACTTGTGATAATTGCTTGTTATCAAGCCGTTTGACTGACTGAATTAATCTTAATAAGTCTGGTGATTTGCTGTTTTTGTTAGGAGTTTTGAAATTCCATTCTGGAAATGCACGAATTTTCCTGTCCCTGATGACACTGCATGAGATTTGATACGCGTAGTTTAATTGCCTGATGGTTGCGGGGTAACCACGCGTTGCCAAGGAGAGAATTCCACCATGACGATACCAGGAAGCGAACTCATTGAGCAGATGCAGTTCACCCGTTGAAATTGTTTTCGATTTCAACCATTTTTTCCAAATCGTGCTTTTTAATAACTCTGGCCAGGTTTGTTTTCGATTGTTTTTGATCTCGTCAAACTCTTCTGTTGTTTCAGGCATGAATTTGTTAACAGTGATTTTATGAGTCAACAAATACTCACGAATCTGGCGGTGTCGAAAAAAGCCGCGGTTGTGTTCTGAAACTTCCCGTGCGATACCTCGTTTGATGTATAAGGCGCGCAAAACCATCTGGTGAATGAGGCTTTGCGCATTTTCAAGGGCGAGCTGATCTTTTTTAATAAAGTTGACTGGAGGGGAAGTCTTATTTGAAAATTCTGTGTGGAGTGTTTTTAGCAGTTTTTCTCTGATGTAAACAAGTCTTCGGCAAGTGGCTTTCGGATAGCCTGTCACTGAAGCGGCAGGCTCCACTTCCTGCAGCAGCAAGCGCGCTGCTGTCAACGCTACAATGATTTGCTCGTGGGGAACGACGGGAACATCGCTGCTTTCTTTAGGCGGCGTCCAACAGACTGAAGATTTCCTGTTTTTCTTTGCTTGATTATCTCGCATCATCTGGAACGCCTCATAGGCGGCATTGAGATAATGAGTGACTCCTTCGAGACCTGCTAGTGGATCGCCAGAAGAGCGGAAGAGTTTGTCGTACCAGTTGGCAATCAGATAGTGAGCGCGGAAACAGGCAAAAGGAAAACGAGTGACAGTCTTTGAGTTTCGGACGTCCCATGTGTTGTTGATGGCGTTTGAACTTGCCTTTTTGTGAAAATACTTACGCAGGTAGTTTCTAGCAGGCGCATGCATCCAGGTAAAATTACCGGGCATGCGCCTGACAAGACATTTTTCTGCGTCTGCTAATTCATTGATCCATCCAATATTCTTCGAGGTATCCTGATTGGCATCGCCAAAAATCAGTTTGTAGCGTCTTCTCGACTGATTCGAGTCATCTCGCTTTGAAGGATGAAGGGATTCTGGAGGAAAAAAGGCATCGGATAGCAGTAGATCTGCATAGCGAAACCGGTCCGCCAGGCACAATGCGAGTAAAAATGTCGCCTTGTCTTTATTCCTGGCCCATTTCAGTCCTTGTTTGGCCGTTTTTTCCTGGGTGAAATTTTGTTGTAGCGAAGTTGATTGGATGATTCCCACTTTCGTATTTATCTCTTTGGAGTCGTATGGACCTGCTGGTGGTTTTATCGTGCCGGCCAAATTGGTGGTTTGAAAGGCATACCCATCTTCCACTTGAATACAGCGTCCCAGTTTTTTCGAGTTCAGGAATTGATGGAGTGGACTGGGAATATGTTCTTCTTCGTCGTCTTTCTCTGTCAAATACGCATGATACAGTAATACCAGATTGACATTCTGACATTCGAGGCCGGAAACGCGTGCGAGCAGATCGGCAAAGTCATTTGCATTTGAGGAAGGATCGTCTAATTCTGTTCTCTGATGGCGTGTATCCGTTTTGATGACTCTATCCAGCCAGCCATTAGGTCTTGTTAGCACATCATCATTCGACTTGATTTTGTCATCCATGTCGCAGCGCGAGGAACCCGCGCCATCACGGGCATCGATAAAAATGACCCACTCTTTCCGCCCCTGAGTGAGCCGCCTGATTTCGCCGACCGCTTTTTCCGATTGATCATAGAGCACAATCGGCATCCAATCAGAAAGCCCCGCGGTTTTCGCAACGGCATCAGTAAGGATTTCGAATAACTCATCGGTACTGCCAATATGTTCCATCGACATCCAGACACACTGTCTCTGTTTCGACATCGCGCGATAGAAATGATGAATGCCTTTACTGACGACGCCGTGTTGATCGGGAAGTGCGGTTAGTCTCAATAAACGGCACTCTCTGATTTTTTCGGTATGAACACGTTTTTCATCATGGAACAGGGAGTCTGCGGTTTCGCTGACTTTAGAACCGCTTATATCGATGCCGGCGTGAATCAGATCATTGAGCTGCTGGATCTTCTTCGGTGTCAAATTGCCAGGAGGAAAGCTGAATGAAGCTGAAGAAGGGAAGGGGGCTGACTTGGGAGGCAATGAGCAGGTCACCGACTGGAACAACTGTAACAGGAACGCACCTAAAAATGCCTGGGTGACAGTGTAAACTTCTGCATTCGAATCCTGAAAAGCAGCTTTGACTTCTTGTTGATCTCGTTCTGTATAACAGACCCAGAAAATTTTTGGGGGGGCGTTTTGTGTGTCGTTAGATTTACCGTTCTCTGTTGATTGGTCCGAGTCTTGAGGTTGATCCTCTTGTTGTCGTTTTACTGTGTACTTTAAGAGTTCGACCACACGCCGATCGTTTCCGGAAGTCCCCAGGATGAAGGCATGATTCTTGATGTCTTTTTCTGAGTTTGAGAATTTCAGATCCTCATCAATTGTCGATTCTTGTGTATGCCTCCAGAAATAAGAAGCGAAGTTTTCTTTCTCTTTCAGGGTTGGTTCATCGTCGAGAGAGTAGTCGGCTCGGACACCATATCTCCCCCCGTGCAGCTTGATTAAAATACGATCCCGACTGGAAGAGGCGGTGGGAATACCGGCACTCAAATGGACTTCTACCGGATCAAGAGGTTCTCCTGCTTCCCGAAATGCTTCTTCGGTCAATTCATCCAGGTTGGTCGTTAGTACCACTTCAAATCGCATCGGGCTGGCAAGCTGTGCGATCATGGAATGCACAAGACAAGGGCGCTTTCCCGATGTGATGTGATGAAAGAATGAGTCAATGACATCATAATTGGGTGGACCCAGACGAAGAATGTAGGTGGGATTTTTTTTCGCTGACTGGCACGTGTGCTTGTCTGTTTGTGCTGTGCTTTCAGGAAAATATTCCAGACGGGAAAGAAGGAGTAGCAATGATCGCCAGTCTGCCAGAGCACCAATTGCTTCTTCAAAGACCTGAGATTCATTTTGAGCTGAGTAGCTTGATTCACGTTTCTTATGAATTTCCGCGACGATTTCGTCGAACGCATGATGGGCATCTTGCAGGCGAATGTTCTGCAGTTGCGGCCAGGCGTCGGTACGCGGATACCAGCGACGTTTTCTACGATCTTGTTCTTGTAAGCCAACCCCAAGCGCCAGCTTAAGACATTTGGCTAAATAGGCGCGCACTTCACTGATGATCGGGACACCAGACCCCACGGAAACACCGGCGCCCAACAGGGGAACAAAGCCATTACCCTCTGCTAACTCTGTTCTGATCTGGCAAATAAAATTGGTTGTGTCCAGATCTCGTACCGATGGTTGTTTTTTCTGAGTCGTTTCATGGCGAGCAGCGTTCATTAAACCCTCATTGTTGCAGTGCTTGGTTGTGAATTCAGGAGCAAATTGGGGATTCTAGCTTCCTTTGTTTTCCTAGATTAACAACTAGATGCGTCAGTTCAAGCATATAATGACAATTTGTGCATAGGTGGATCTACCGGGGGAGAAGAACGTGCAATTTGACATAAGGGAGAGTCGACTGTGAGGCGATGATTGATTTGTTTCTAATGAGGGAAGCGTTTCCAGTGGATGACGATCTTAGAGGAGAGTGCATTATGGGTTATGGGAACACAGATAACGCGAATGTGTGCTGAATCGTGGTCTATACCTAGCGAAAGTGCAGAATTATAGGATTCATAAACTTAGGTAGTGAAACGTTTTGTAGACACATCAATAAGCTTTAATGCTTGAAAGTTCTCTGGCTGTTACCTACGATATTCATTCTGATTCTGGATTTATGATTTATTTTGGGAGTCTCCAATGGCGACCGTTTTCAAACGAATCTGTTTGACATCACTACTTGTTTTTGGACTGGCGGATACAGGTATCGCAGACGAGCCGAAACAGCCTGAGCGATTGACCTACGAAGAGCACATTCGGCCGATTTTTCGTGCACATTGTTTTGACTGCCATGGTGCCTCTGAAGAGATGAAAGGCGGACTCGACTTGCGTCTGGTCCGTTTTCTGATCAAAGGGGGCGAGTCAGGCGAAGCGATTGTGCCTGGGAAACCGGAAGAGAGTAATTTGATCGACCGCATAGAGAGTGGCGATATGCCGCCGGGAGAGGCACGGGTTCCGAAAGAGGAAATCGAAACACTCAAACGCTGGATTGCCGCCGGCGCAAAAACGAGTCGTCCCGAGCCGGAAACGATTGGTCCCGGTTTAGGGATCACACCGGAAGAGCGGGCCTACTGGGCTTTCCAGCCGATCAAACGACCGCAGGTTGCAGACGAAGTCAAAGCGAATCCCAAAGTCCGCACTCCCATCGATGCATTGTTGCTCAAGGCGATGCCGGAAGGGCTGACGTTCTCACCCGATGCCGAGAAGCGGACGTTGATTAAACGGGCCTATTTTGATTTGACCGGTCTGCCACCGAGTCCCGCAGAACTTCAGCAGGCGCTGTCGAACAGTGCGGAGAACTGGTATGAAACATTATTAGACGAACTGCTTAAGTCTCCCCATTACGGCGAACGCTGGGCACGGCACTGGTTGGATGTGGCTGGCTATGCTGATTCCGAAGGCTACACGGTCAAAGATGATGTTCGCCCCTGGTCTTG
This window of the Gimesia fumaroli genome carries:
- a CDS encoding catalase gives rise to the protein MTKKPTLTTTGGAPIADNQNSLTAGPRGPVLLQDYQLLEKLAHQNRERIAERVVHAKGWGAHGTLTIEHDISKYTKAKALQPGIRTDMIARFSTVAGEAGAADAERDVRGFALKFYTEEGNWDLVGNNTPVFFVRDAYKFPDFIHTQKRHPKTNLRSPTAMWDFWSLSPESLHQVTILFSDRGLPVGVRNMNGYGSHTYSFINEKDERFWVKFHFKTQQGHKHWTNAEAEQVVGKTRESTQEDLFYAIEKGEFPKWKFQIQVMPESDADETPYNPFDLTKVWPHSDYPCIDVGTMELNRNPENYFAEIEQAAFSPSNTVPGIGFSPDKMLQARVFSYADAHRHRLGTHYEALPVNEPKCPVHHYHKDGAMHFKSNGCPVDAYYEPNSFNGPVENPDVAEPPLKISGDAARYDHREGNDDYSQPRALFQLFDDGEKARLFSNIAAAMQGVPQEIIDRQLKHFELVDPAYAAGVRDALKAS
- a CDS encoding LysR family transcriptional regulator, which produces MEVDQLRYFLRVAERGNFTRAAEELMISQPALSRSIQKLEDELGQPVFERKTRSLALTDAGVLLQSRAQQILTLIEDTKAEISDDGHTGQIRVGAIPTIAPYFLPDFLRQFSAEFPEATLIVQEETTDKLLHSCTQGEIDLAILALPVPARYLEVEELFQEELLLVMPPDHPLVEKTQIRLADIKPYPFVLLDEAHCLSDNIVSFCRQRSYHPVAVEHTSQLAMVQELVSLSHGISMVPQMARDRDETNRRVYRSLSGSKPLRKIAVMWNPYRFQSQLLETFKDRLRVYTQKRKKQQK
- a CDS encoding ATP-grasp domain-containing protein — protein: MNETICLIGFDEPEISKLKTRISGRVLAHPSLPGFRVENGLLFIDNESGGWQSRVDRVIFHGIFEDDAELFVALALWGGPCFPDPLGMLDCRDKHACLVRALSQTRFPGFGRGYVPAGGVVNVSTEQVAKWGNWHCGENKARIQGEWCAEFSSTLEPFYPGEAVRVVLLGEDVLQIRLAGDDWLKSIHDSTADLMDMDSELAEDTRQLALYFNLPVIANDYIIGDDGAKYLLEVNHIPNVTRFPVIWERYAELVTDWCCA
- a CDS encoding SIR2 family protein, translating into MNAARHETTQKKQPSVRDLDTTNFICQIRTELAEGNGFVPLLGAGVSVGSGVPIISEVRAYLAKCLKLALGVGLQEQDRRKRRWYPRTDAWPQLQNIRLQDAHHAFDEIVAEIHKKRESSYSAQNESQVFEEAIGALADWRSLLLLLSRLEYFPESTAQTDKHTCQSAKKNPTYILRLGPPNYDVIDSFFHHITSGKRPCLVHSMIAQLASPMRFEVVLTTNLDELTEEAFREAGEPLDPVEVHLSAGIPTASSSRDRILIKLHGGRYGVRADYSLDDEPTLKEKENFASYFWRHTQESTIDEDLKFSNSEKDIKNHAFILGTSGNDRRVVELLKYTVKRQQEDQPQDSDQSTENGKSNDTQNAPPKIFWVCYTERDQQEVKAAFQDSNAEVYTVTQAFLGAFLLQLFQSVTCSLPPKSAPFPSSASFSFPPGNLTPKKIQQLNDLIHAGIDISGSKVSETADSLFHDEKRVHTEKIRECRLLRLTALPDQHGVVSKGIHHFYRAMSKQRQCVWMSMEHIGSTDELFEILTDAVAKTAGLSDWMPIVLYDQSEKAVGEIRRLTQGRKEWVIFIDARDGAGSSRCDMDDKIKSNDDVLTRPNGWLDRVIKTDTRHQRTELDDPSSNANDFADLLARVSGLECQNVNLVLLYHAYLTEKDDEEEHIPSPLHQFLNSKKLGRCIQVEDGYAFQTTNLAGTIKPPAGPYDSKEINTKVGIIQSTSLQQNFTQEKTAKQGLKWARNKDKATFLLALCLADRFRYADLLLSDAFFPPESLHPSKRDDSNQSRRRYKLIFGDANQDTSKNIGWINELADAEKCLVRRMPGNFTWMHAPARNYLRKYFHKKASSNAINNTWDVRNSKTVTRFPFACFRAHYLIANWYDKLFRSSGDPLAGLEGVTHYLNAAYEAFQMMRDNQAKKNRKSSVCWTPPKESSDVPVVPHEQIIVALTAARLLLQEVEPAASVTGYPKATCRRLVYIREKLLKTLHTEFSNKTSPPVNFIKKDQLALENAQSLIHQMVLRALYIKRGIAREVSEHNRGFFRHRQIREYLLTHKITVNKFMPETTEEFDEIKNNRKQTWPELLKSTIWKKWLKSKTISTGELHLLNEFASWYRHGGILSLATRGYPATIRQLNYAYQISCSVIRDRKIRAFPEWNFKTPNKNSKSPDLLRLIQSVKRLDNKQLSQVQNFAEALFFDPALIPDDIENPYRGNFKKKKDLKAFHDLLHLIEQQITGDEIEALLPKQLDEWQLVAVSDLAKCLCRQVQWLIVQIESARFACGQSIKKQEEQWCQKAIQIHKLFNRLSRRMNPSDTDSSSHCRQMMETQMSTIYGIQNDWHKAHECLDRALGLTSNLGAADSLLNSGIIELHRAQLFLLHARSLGNGIIPETRRNLLRLLHRVARGNYSRGLEGLKKSEQEIIDYLKDAKKYWKKKGIKKPSKATPEEKKKWKTDLSSGRRLLEDAEASLKKAELALVQKRKNVWWSTWLFELQAKVVEYRLLFSIHERVHHLAWKSQEDLRDLITSTRAGIVPIPDFGSNSSPRSEPTILDEALENTLRMVRLDLVRLSRVVESYAFCHWALSVLIQLSPDLEWLPTRQEMMRKALGADRQRTAIEILQSKIKRRTSMPPVLDPFAHAYAENTLQLARDVVDFTPIHGGS